From a region of the Flavobacterium sediminilitoris genome:
- a CDS encoding DUF2461 domain-containing protein has protein sequence MISKNTFDFLNQLNENNNRDWFADHKSEFQKIDKEAKSFFNEIYTDFQKDDSLEKIQFYRIYRDVRFSKDKTPYNKHLSASYARTKPMLRGGYYIRIENNASFVGGGFWEPNTEDLLRIRKEIELDASELREIINESTFKHFFGKLEGEELKSAPRNFDKNHPDIDLIRKKQFLVSRSFTNEEVLASNFKEEIIATFKAMRPFFNYMSDVLTTNLNGESII, from the coding sequence ATGATTTCAAAAAATACTTTCGATTTTCTTAATCAACTTAACGAAAATAACAATAGAGATTGGTTTGCAGATCATAAAAGTGAATTTCAAAAAATAGATAAAGAAGCAAAATCTTTTTTCAATGAAATATATACCGATTTTCAAAAAGATGATAGTTTAGAAAAAATACAATTTTATCGTATTTATAGAGATGTACGATTTTCAAAAGATAAAACACCTTATAACAAACATTTAAGTGCTTCTTACGCTAGAACAAAACCAATGTTAAGAGGTGGTTATTATATTCGAATTGAAAATAATGCTAGTTTTGTAGGTGGTGGATTTTGGGAACCTAATACAGAAGATTTACTTAGAATTAGAAAAGAAATTGAATTAGATGCTTCAGAACTAAGAGAAATAATAAACGAATCTACTTTTAAACATTTTTTTGGAAAACTTGAAGGTGAAGAATTAAAGTCAGCTCCTAGAAATTTTGATAAAAACCATCCTGATATCGATTTGATTCGAAAAAAACAGTTTTTAGTATCGAGAAGCTTTACGAATGAAGAGGTTTTAGCTTCTAATTTTAAAGAAGAAATTATTGCTACTTTTAAAGCTATGCGACCTTTTTTTAATTATATGAGTGATGTATTAACTACCAATTTAAATGGTGAAAGTATTATTTAG
- a CDS encoding MepB family protein, producing MIESELLFLKEQIYNKCLFQIDTIEVHNESVEYLACSFHLNESKIIFRKSKITPKKVGQFVTFWKRSDLGPIIPYHENDMFDFFVVNSYNKEHFGQFVFPKSILIQKKIISNGEKEGKRAFRVYPPWENVTSKQAEKTQSWQKNYFLFITNDLDIHKLKEMYTK from the coding sequence ATGATTGAATCTGAATTATTGTTTTTAAAAGAACAAATTTATAATAAATGTTTATTTCAAATTGATACTATTGAAGTTCATAATGAAAGTGTAGAATATTTAGCTTGTTCTTTTCATTTAAATGAAAGTAAAATTATTTTTAGGAAATCTAAAATAACTCCTAAAAAAGTTGGACAATTTGTTACTTTTTGGAAAAGAAGTGATTTAGGTCCGATTATACCTTATCATGAAAATGATATGTTTGATTTTTTTGTTGTTAATTCTTACAATAAAGAACATTTTGGTCAGTTTGTTTTTCCAAAATCAATCTTAATCCAAAAAAAAATTATTTCAAATGGAGAAAAAGAAGGAAAAAGAGCTTTTAGAGTTTATCCTCCTTGGGAAAATGTTACAAGTAAACAAGCAGAAAAAACACAATCTTGGCAAAAAAACTACTTTTTATTTATTACAAATGATTTAGATATTCATAAATTAAAAGAAATGTATACTAAATAA
- a CDS encoding sensor histidine kinase has protein sequence MKIYNIKNLDFKYRKIVHYTLLASAFFLQILLIIFFYNEIFNEAKLDKIENEIAKSKNMKLHSRLAQLEFINAQNNFQNFIISKEDLSLQNYTSSLKQMIDSFDSIQSFSDSNANFKNHVRTQNSSEINDEKLRYKIDSLLNSQSLIPTAKNDLDFITVNQYNYKNVLNSIDIESYILVDSVARKGLFSRLGDAISGKVDVQKEKLNVIVTMKYGKKVTKGNIEEQLANAFKNTNNYYLDEFSNIKKNLLFIKDRESAFIKKNLELILYCNSILNNYEQAINDFHSDLENNFKNQYSTNKSIRNFSVIGLVVLMILISIAILYLTRFAFDYEEKLKTANLQIEQNLNFKNRVLGMLSHELRSPLNIITIFTNKIIKSTQDSSIKESLNAIQFTSNSLLLQANQILEYTKDQDKKPELKHKAFNLKNELDHIFNAIKPYVESKGNNFKITNDISDDYTVFTDNIKIHQLFLNIIGNANKFTNNGIIEVTTQVKLLKDNKLDFIVDVKDTGIGISKSDLKNIFNPYYQGILSEEVENLGAGLGLNLCKEIVELFNGKIMIDSEVNKGTNVNFNLYLHLNK, from the coding sequence TTGAAAATTTATAATATTAAAAATCTTGACTTTAAGTATAGAAAAATAGTTCACTATACACTTTTGGCAAGCGCTTTTTTTCTTCAAATTTTATTAATTATTTTCTTTTATAATGAAATTTTTAATGAGGCTAAATTAGATAAAATTGAAAATGAAATTGCTAAAAGCAAAAACATGAAATTGCATTCAAGATTAGCACAGTTAGAATTTATAAATGCGCAAAATAATTTTCAAAATTTTATAATATCAAAAGAAGATTTATCTCTTCAAAATTATACTAGTTCATTAAAGCAAATGATAGATAGTTTTGATTCAATCCAATCATTTTCAGATTCTAACGCTAATTTTAAAAATCATGTTAGAACTCAAAATTCTTCGGAGATTAATGATGAAAAATTAAGATATAAAATAGATTCTCTTTTAAATTCACAATCATTAATACCAACAGCTAAAAATGATTTAGATTTTATAACTGTAAATCAATATAACTATAAAAATGTTTTAAATAGTATTGATATTGAATCATATATATTAGTTGACAGTGTGGCACGTAAAGGTCTTTTCTCAAGATTAGGTGATGCAATTTCAGGAAAAGTTGATGTACAAAAAGAGAAATTAAATGTAATTGTTACGATGAAGTATGGCAAAAAAGTAACAAAAGGAAATATTGAAGAACAACTTGCAAATGCTTTTAAAAACACAAATAATTACTATTTAGATGAATTTTCAAATATTAAAAAGAATTTATTATTTATTAAAGATAGAGAAAGTGCTTTTATTAAAAAAAATCTAGAGCTTATATTATATTGTAATTCAATTTTAAATAATTATGAGCAAGCTATTAATGATTTTCATTCCGATTTAGAAAATAACTTTAAAAATCAATATTCTACTAATAAATCTATTAGAAATTTTTCAGTTATAGGATTAGTTGTATTGATGATTTTAATTTCAATTGCTATATTATATTTAACCCGATTTGCATTTGATTATGAGGAAAAATTAAAAACTGCAAACCTACAGATTGAACAAAACTTAAATTTTAAAAATAGAGTTTTAGGTATGCTTAGTCATGAATTAAGATCACCATTGAATATTATAACAATCTTTACTAATAAAATAATAAAATCGACTCAAGATTCATCTATTAAGGAAAGTTTGAATGCAATACAATTTACCTCTAATTCACTATTATTACAAGCAAATCAAATTTTAGAATATACTAAAGACCAAGATAAAAAACCAGAATTAAAGCATAAGGCTTTTAATTTAAAAAATGAATTAGATCATATTTTTAATGCAATTAAACCTTATGTTGAAAGTAAAGGAAATAATTTTAAAATAACAAATGATATAAGTGATGATTATACAGTATTTACAGATAATATAAAAATTCATCAATTATTTTTAAATATAATTGGCAATGCAAATAAATTTACAAATAATGGAATTATTGAAGTAACAACACAAGTTAAGTTGTTAAAAGATAATAAATTAGATTTTATTGTAGATGTAAAAGATACAGGAATAGGAATATCTAAAAGTGATTTAAAAAATATTTTTAATCCATATTATCAAGGAATTCTATCAGAAGAAGTGGAAAATTTAGGAGCAGGATTAGGATTAAATCTTTGCAAAGAAATAGTAGAATTGTTTAATGGAAAAATCATGATAGATAGCGAAGTTAATAAAGGAACAAATGTTAATTTTAATCTGTATCTTCATTTAAATAAGTAA
- a CDS encoding DUF3817 domain-containing protein — protein MIKFFKTIALLEGVSLLALLFFAMPMKYIFNNPVFVKHVGMAHGILFLLYIALAVVLKIEQKWEMKKFLIICVASIIPFGTFYVEKKYL, from the coding sequence ATGATAAAATTTTTTAAAACTATTGCCTTATTAGAAGGTGTATCGCTATTAGCATTATTATTTTTTGCTATGCCTATGAAATATATTTTTAACAATCCAGTATTTGTTAAACATGTAGGAATGGCACATGGAATATTATTTCTTTTATACATTGCATTAGCTGTAGTATTGAAAATAGAGCAAAAATGGGAAATGAAAAAGTTTTTAATCATTTGTGTAGCTTCGATAATACCTTTTGGAACTTTCTATGTTGAAAAAAAATATTTATAA
- a CDS encoding DUF294 nucleotidyltransferase-like domain-containing protein — MKNPIAERISDFLKRYHPFTSIKHSDLFEIAKNIHVLYLEKNDYLFKVNDQTHDTFYVVASGAIGLTITSDSDDILVDKCDEGDILGLRPFFAKDNYLMNAKAREESIVYSIPIAVFKPIAMQNTNVLNFLLQSFASNTRNPLDKNHKGKLLSENVIYSEGTNEIQYYQPIHYTKNPIITTSTDIVKHVAQMMSSRKIGSILVHENRLPIGIITDKDLRSKIATGLFTIDTPINKIMSSPVITVAENISIVEAQMMMLKYNIGHLCVTKDGTTLSEITGIISEHDIVVAQANNPGVLLKQTKRAQNTRDLKIVREKVSNLIQHSIDKNIPIKHICSIVGEINIAITKRAIEQAIEKIGTPPPSSFSWINIGSQGRKEQLLLSDQDNAIIFEDVSDERYDEVKKYFLVLGKIVTNKLNKIGYEYCKDDMMANNPLWCKSLTDWKNQFKSWILNPREKKAVISTVFFDYDFVYGDENLIHDITDTIFENIIDNQLFLAYLGADALKNPPPLGFFRQFLVESDGEHKDTFDIKSRALLQLIDAARIMILSHGIRNINNTASRFAKLAEIEPANASIYEACEEAFLELIKFRTEEGLLYNSDGNYLNLKDLSKLDKVKLKNSFQPITHVQELIKNKFKLTYFT; from the coding sequence ATGAAGAATCCTATTGCAGAACGTATTTCAGACTTTTTAAAGCGATATCATCCGTTTACAAGTATAAAACATAGTGATTTATTTGAAATTGCTAAGAATATACATGTTCTTTATCTTGAAAAAAATGATTATTTATTTAAAGTAAATGATCAAACTCATGATACTTTCTATGTAGTTGCTTCTGGAGCAATAGGACTTACTATTACATCTGATTCTGATGATATTTTGGTTGACAAATGTGATGAAGGAGATATTTTAGGATTAAGGCCCTTTTTTGCAAAAGATAATTATCTAATGAATGCCAAAGCTAGAGAAGAAAGTATTGTATATTCAATCCCTATTGCTGTTTTTAAGCCAATAGCAATGCAAAATACAAATGTTTTAAATTTTTTGCTTCAAAGTTTTGCTTCAAATACAAGAAATCCATTAGATAAGAATCATAAAGGAAAACTGCTATCCGAAAATGTGATTTATAGTGAAGGAACAAATGAAATTCAATATTATCAACCTATTCATTATACTAAAAATCCAATAATAACAACTTCTACAGACATTGTTAAACATGTTGCTCAAATGATGTCTAGTAGAAAAATTGGTAGTATTCTTGTTCATGAAAATCGTTTACCCATTGGTATTATAACAGATAAAGATTTACGATCAAAAATTGCAACAGGCCTTTTTACAATAGATACTCCTATAAATAAAATTATGTCATCTCCAGTAATAACTGTAGCCGAAAACATTTCAATTGTTGAAGCTCAAATGATGATGTTAAAATATAATATAGGTCATTTATGTGTCACTAAAGACGGAACAACATTATCTGAAATAACAGGTATAATATCAGAGCATGATATTGTTGTAGCACAAGCAAATAATCCTGGAGTATTATTAAAACAAACAAAACGAGCACAAAATACACGTGATTTAAAGATTGTCAGAGAAAAAGTTTCAAATTTAATTCAACATTCTATTGATAAAAACATTCCTATTAAACATATTTGTTCCATTGTTGGAGAAATTAATATTGCTATAACTAAAAGAGCAATTGAACAAGCAATTGAAAAAATAGGTACTCCTCCTCCATCGTCGTTTTCTTGGATTAATATTGGTAGTCAAGGAAGAAAAGAACAATTATTATTATCTGATCAGGATAATGCAATTATTTTTGAAGATGTTAGTGACGAAAGATATGATGAAGTAAAAAAATACTTTTTAGTATTAGGTAAAATAGTCACAAATAAATTAAATAAAATTGGCTATGAATATTGTAAAGATGATATGATGGCTAATAATCCTTTATGGTGTAAATCTTTAACCGATTGGAAAAACCAATTTAAAAGTTGGATATTAAATCCTAGAGAGAAAAAGGCCGTAATAAGCACTGTCTTTTTTGATTATGATTTTGTATATGGAGATGAAAATTTAATTCACGATATAACGGATACTATTTTTGAAAACATTATTGACAATCAATTATTTTTAGCCTATTTAGGAGCTGATGCTTTGAAAAATCCGCCTCCATTAGGTTTTTTTAGGCAATTTTTAGTAGAAAGTGATGGTGAACATAAAGACACTTTTGATATTAAAAGTAGAGCTTTATTACAGCTTATTGATGCTGCTCGAATAATGATTTTAAGTCATGGTATACGAAATATAAATAATACCGCTTCTCGATTTGCTAAATTAGCAGAAATTGAACCTGCAAATGCTAGTATTTATGAGGCTTGCGAAGAAGCGTTCTTAGAATTAATTAAATTTAGAACAGAAGAAGGATTATTATATAATTCAGATGGTAATTATCTTAATTTGAAAGATTTATCAAAACTAGATAAAGTAAAACTCAAAAACTCTTTTCAACCTATAACTCATGTTCAAGAGCTTATAAAAAATAAATTTAAACTCACTTATTTTACTTAA
- a CDS encoding endonuclease MutS2 yields the protein MNIYPKNFEQKIDFNSIREYIIEKCLSPLGEEKVAEMQFSSEYETVNKWLEQTHEFLQIIQNKEDFPTDYFLDIRASLNQIDKDITVWFTETDIPLLANSMETIVHIVDFLNNSNKIEDRGPKYPELKKLADEIKVFPTIVEKANSILDKSGQIKDHASKLLATIRKNKIEAEKDITKAVYVAVRNAQAQGIIAKDVQGDMKGGHYVIPVTASNKRKIKGTVRDSSSSGKTFFIEPEAVVEASNRLRELESEERREIAHILTEFTNFVRGDISAILHSYEFMATIDFIRAKTLFAVRINGLKPILENKTNIEWNEAVHPLLDITLRREHKKVQPLDIHLTNTNRILLVSGVNAGGKSLCLKTLALLQYMLQCGLLIPVHKNSKAGIFERIFMDIGDGQSMENSLSTYTAHLTNMKFFVENNNDKTLLLIDEFGGGTEPQIGGAIAETLLDKFNRKASFGLITSHFQNLKHFAYNTKGVINGTMLYDTENNKPLYKLSIGNAGSSFAIEVARRIGLSENIISEASKKIGEDFINIDSFLQSIARDKLYWETKRKEIDSEIVKSEPTISEPINVSNTVIITNETKTMKIGDRIILKGQTAVGTILEIKGHEAIVAFGAIKSKVKLNRLIFETK from the coding sequence ATGAATATTTATCCAAAAAATTTTGAACAAAAAATAGATTTTAATTCAATCCGAGAATATATTATAGAGAAGTGTTTAAGTCCGTTAGGAGAAGAAAAAGTGGCGGAAATGCAGTTCTCATCAGAATATGAAACTGTTAATAAATGGCTGGAACAAACCCATGAATTTTTACAGATTATCCAAAATAAAGAAGATTTTCCTACAGACTATTTCTTAGACATCCGAGCTTCTTTAAATCAAATAGACAAAGATATCACAGTTTGGTTTACAGAAACGGATATTCCTCTTTTGGCAAATTCAATGGAAACTATCGTGCACATAGTAGATTTTCTGAACAATAGTAATAAAATCGAGGACAGAGGTCCTAAATATCCTGAATTGAAAAAGTTGGCTGATGAAATAAAAGTATTTCCAACAATAGTTGAAAAAGCAAATAGTATTTTAGATAAGTCAGGTCAAATAAAGGATCATGCTTCTAAACTTCTTGCAACCATACGGAAGAATAAAATAGAGGCAGAGAAAGATATTACAAAAGCTGTATATGTAGCTGTTCGTAATGCACAAGCACAAGGAATAATAGCTAAGGACGTTCAAGGGGATATGAAAGGCGGACATTATGTAATTCCTGTCACAGCATCTAATAAAAGAAAGATAAAAGGTACTGTACGTGACAGTTCAAGTAGTGGAAAAACTTTTTTTATCGAACCCGAAGCTGTTGTAGAGGCTTCCAATCGACTGCGTGAATTAGAAAGTGAGGAACGCCGAGAAATTGCCCATATTTTAACTGAATTTACCAACTTCGTAAGGGGTGATATATCCGCAATTTTGCATTCTTATGAGTTTATGGCTACCATAGACTTTATACGTGCAAAAACATTGTTTGCAGTACGCATCAACGGATTAAAACCTATACTAGAGAATAAAACAAATATTGAGTGGAACGAAGCGGTACATCCATTGTTAGATATAACCTTGCGTAGAGAACACAAAAAAGTCCAACCATTGGATATTCATTTAACCAATACAAATAGAATATTATTAGTTTCAGGAGTTAATGCAGGAGGGAAATCACTTTGCTTAAAAACACTTGCACTATTACAGTATATGCTACAATGCGGTTTATTAATTCCTGTTCACAAAAATTCAAAAGCAGGTATTTTTGAACGCATATTTATGGACATTGGAGATGGGCAAAGTATGGAAAACAGCCTAAGCACATATACAGCACATTTAACAAATATGAAGTTTTTTGTTGAGAACAACAACGACAAGACCCTTTTGTTAATAGATGAGTTCGGAGGAGGGACAGAACCACAAATAGGCGGTGCAATAGCAGAGACACTACTTGACAAGTTCAATAGAAAAGCAAGTTTCGGGTTGATTACCTCACACTTTCAAAATCTCAAACATTTTGCTTATAATACAAAAGGAGTTATAAACGGAACAATGCTCTACGACACAGAGAATAATAAACCGTTGTACAAACTATCAATAGGTAATGCAGGAAGTTCATTTGCTATAGAAGTTGCCAGACGTATAGGTTTATCTGAAAACATCATTTCAGAAGCCTCAAAAAAAATTGGTGAAGACTTTATCAATATAGATAGTTTCTTGCAATCCATTGCCCGTGATAAATTATATTGGGAAACCAAGCGGAAAGAGATAGATAGTGAAATCGTTAAGTCAGAACCCACAATTTCCGAACCTATTAATGTTTCTAATACTGTTATTATAACTAACGAAACAAAAACAATGAAAATTGGGGATAGAATTATTTTGAAGGGACAGACCGCTGTTGGAACTATATTGGAGATAAAAGGTCATGAGGCTATCGTTGCTTTTGGAGCGATTAAAAGCAAGGTAAAATTAAACCGATTGATTTTTGAAACTAAATGA
- a CDS encoding mechanosensitive ion channel family protein codes for MKIFNWVYNILKNLDFNESLSQYINLFVNIIVLSIVAYLLDYIFKKILIIILAIIAARTKSTFDDFLVANKTAKYIAHLVPLIFIYKTVPVILIDFTSWENFFEKGVKIYIIILSLWIIRSVFNSLKDYLKNKPRYSDKPIDSYIQVIMIFLWGFGAFSFFSILFEISRPVFLTALGSISAVVILVFRDTILGFVASISVSVNDMVRIGDWITMEKFGADGDVIEINLATVKVRNFDNTTTTIPTYSLISDSFKNWRGMLKSDGRRIKRHILIKSKSVKFLKDEELSYYKKIHHLDSYIDHRQNDIIKYNTQNNIDKSLIVNGRNLTNLGLFRKYIEKYIQNHSGVNKDMLLMVRHLQPTEKGIPLEVYCFSRDKTWTNYEYIMADIFDHIISSVQYFDLELFELESVITSEN; via the coding sequence ATGAAAATATTTAATTGGGTATACAACATACTTAAAAATCTAGATTTTAATGAAAGTCTTTCGCAATACATTAATCTTTTTGTAAATATTATTGTACTTAGTATTGTTGCTTATCTATTAGATTATATTTTCAAGAAAATATTGATTATTATTTTGGCAATTATTGCAGCTCGAACTAAATCAACTTTTGATGATTTTTTAGTAGCAAATAAAACTGCAAAATACATTGCACATTTAGTCCCATTAATCTTTATATACAAAACAGTTCCTGTTATTTTAATAGATTTTACTTCTTGGGAAAATTTCTTTGAAAAAGGTGTCAAAATTTATATTATAATTTTATCGCTTTGGATAATAAGAAGTGTTTTTAATTCATTAAAGGACTACTTAAAAAATAAGCCTAGATATAGTGATAAGCCAATTGATAGTTACATTCAAGTAATTATGATTTTCCTTTGGGGATTTGGTGCTTTTTCATTTTTTTCTATTCTTTTTGAAATTAGTAGACCTGTATTTTTAACAGCTCTTGGTTCTATTTCAGCAGTTGTTATTTTAGTTTTTAGAGATACCATTTTAGGTTTTGTAGCTAGTATTTCAGTTTCAGTTAACGATATGGTTCGTATTGGAGATTGGATTACTATGGAGAAATTCGGAGCCGATGGAGATGTGATTGAAATTAATTTGGCTACAGTAAAAGTTAGAAATTTTGACAATACGACTACAACAATTCCAACATATAGTTTAATTTCTGATAGTTTTAAAAACTGGAGAGGAATGTTGAAATCTGATGGTAGAAGAATTAAAAGACATATTTTAATAAAGTCTAAATCAGTTAAGTTTTTAAAAGATGAAGAGTTAAGTTACTATAAAAAAATACATCATTTAGATAGTTATATTGATCATCGTCAAAATGATATTATTAAATATAATACTCAAAATAATATTGATAAATCTTTAATTGTTAATGGTAGAAATCTAACTAATTTAGGGTTATTTAGAAAGTATATTGAAAAATATATTCAAAACCATTCAGGCGTAAATAAGGATATGTTATTAATGGTGAGACATTTACAACCTACAGAAAAAGGTATCCCTTTAGAAGTTTATTGCTTTTCCAGAGACAAAACTTGGACAAATTATGAATACATTATGGCCGATATATTTGATCATATTATTTCATCTGTGCAATATTTTGATTTAGAATTATTTGAATTAGAAAGTGTTATTACTAGTGAAAATTAA
- a CDS encoding response regulator transcription factor, translated as MEKTQDKLLFLLADDHSIIRQGLEIIIKELFLNATVNHANNLTETFSLVSNLNVDVLILDISFPEGNSLSIISEIIKIKPKTKVLIFTAYDEEFYALRYIKAGASGYLNKLSSEEEIKLAINNIIIKGKHISQSIQDKILESFISKKPLNPLEGLSDREMEVAVLLVKGYGNLEISYMLNIKQNTISTLKNRIFQKLEINNLPSLIELFNLYGDSE; from the coding sequence ATGGAAAAAACACAAGATAAACTTCTTTTTTTATTAGCAGATGATCATAGTATAATTAGACAAGGTTTAGAAATAATTATAAAAGAATTATTTTTAAATGCAACTGTTAATCATGCTAATAATCTTACCGAAACATTCTCTCTTGTTTCCAATTTAAATGTTGATGTGTTAATTTTAGATATTAGTTTTCCAGAAGGAAATAGCCTAAGTATAATAAGTGAAATAATTAAAATTAAACCTAAAACTAAAGTGTTAATCTTCACAGCGTATGATGAAGAGTTTTATGCATTAAGATATATAAAAGCAGGAGCTTCTGGATATTTAAATAAGTTAAGTAGTGAAGAAGAAATTAAATTAGCCATTAATAATATTATTATAAAAGGAAAACATATTTCACAAAGTATACAGGATAAAATTTTAGAATCTTTTATTTCAAAAAAGCCATTGAACCCGCTAGAAGGATTATCAGATAGAGAAATGGAAGTTGCCGTTTTATTAGTTAAAGGATATGGCAATTTAGAAATATCATATATGCTTAATATCAAGCAGAATACCATTAGTACATTAAAAAATAGAATTTTTCAAAAACTTGAAATTAATAATTTACCTTCATTAATTGAACTTTTTAACTTATATGGAGATAGTGAATAA
- a CDS encoding YqaA family protein, giving the protein MQKQKKSRVKLLHQYYKYTGFYSFIWDNTKKALLPLAIIIGILLYINYKVMSINDMLLYVTKNFSDFSIFSLFLVSESFLGLLPPDIFIAWTKNTDSPLLYLAILAVLSYAGGVFSYYKGRTLLLVPKINNYLEGKMTKHIKNMQKWGGFLIAVGALLPLPFAMACLAAGMIKFPQKQFYIFASLRVFRFVIYGYAIYSALS; this is encoded by the coding sequence ATGCAAAAACAAAAAAAATCTAGAGTTAAATTACTTCATCAATACTATAAGTATACTGGTTTTTACTCATTTATATGGGACAATACTAAAAAAGCTTTATTGCCACTTGCAATAATTATTGGGATATTACTTTATATTAATTATAAAGTGATGAGTATTAATGATATGTTATTGTATGTCACTAAAAATTTTAGTGATTTTTCAATTTTCTCATTATTTTTAGTTTCTGAAAGCTTTTTAGGACTCTTACCTCCAGATATTTTTATTGCATGGACAAAAAATACGGACTCTCCTCTCCTCTATTTAGCAATCTTAGCCGTATTATCTTATGCTGGTGGTGTTTTTTCTTATTATAAAGGAAGAACTTTGTTATTGGTTCCTAAAATAAACAATTATTTAGAAGGAAAAATGACTAAGCATATTAAAAATATGCAAAAATGGGGCGGATTTTTAATTGCTGTAGGAGCATTACTTCCATTACCCTTTGCAATGGCTTGTTTGGCAGCCGGTATGATTAAATTTCCTCAAAAACAATTCTATATTTTTGCATCATTACGTGTATTTCGCTTTGTTATATATGGATATGCAATTTACTCTGCTTTATCATGA
- a CDS encoding acyl-CoA thioesterase, producing MNFNTRKWVKPEDLNPNESLFGGKLLAWIDEEAALYTIIQLENPRVVTKHMTEINFMSSAKQGDIIELGIEVIKFGRTSLILKCEARNKMTRETILTIDSITMINLDENGKPKPHGKTKIEYVQDRIKRD from the coding sequence ATGAATTTTAATACTCGAAAATGGGTAAAACCAGAAGATCTTAATCCTAATGAATCACTATTTGGAGGAAAATTATTAGCTTGGATTGATGAAGAAGCAGCACTTTATACCATTATTCAACTTGAAAACCCTAGAGTAGTTACCAAACACATGACGGAGATAAATTTTATGAGTTCTGCTAAACAAGGAGATATAATTGAACTAGGAATTGAGGTTATAAAATTTGGAAGAACATCTTTAATCTTAAAATGCGAAGCTAGAAATAAAATGACTAGAGAAACTATCCTTACAATTGATTCTATTACAATGATAAATCTTGATGAGAATGGAAAACCAAAACCACATGGAAAAACTAAAATAGAATATGTACAAGATAGAATTAAAAGAGATTAA
- the aqpZ gene encoding aquaporin Z: MKRYIVELIGTFWLIFTGCGSSIITVAFPEFGISYVGVALAFGFSILTIYYAVGGVLGCHLNPAVTIGAIAAKRTGINEGIKYIAFQLLGATLGAGILYLIVTDNEFMEIGSFASNGFGKHSPLGFGVIACFITEFIMTFFFVFIFLRVTLKTKNSNLSGLIIGLSLTLIHLVSIPITNTSVNPARSTSQAIFTDLIWPLEQLWLFWLAPLSGGIIAGLVYRKFNTV; encoded by the coding sequence ATGAAAAGATATATAGTTGAGTTAATAGGAACATTTTGGTTAATATTTACGGGTTGTGGAAGTTCAATAATAACAGTAGCTTTTCCTGAATTTGGAATTAGTTATGTTGGAGTTGCATTGGCATTTGGATTTTCCATTTTAACAATATATTATGCTGTTGGAGGTGTTTTAGGTTGTCATTTGAATCCAGCAGTAACAATAGGAGCTATTGCAGCCAAGAGAACAGGTATTAATGAAGGAATAAAATATATTGCTTTTCAGTTATTAGGAGCAACTTTAGGAGCTGGAATATTATACTTAATTGTGACAGATAATGAATTTATGGAAATAGGAAGTTTTGCTTCAAATGGTTTTGGAAAGCATTCACCATTAGGATTTGGAGTTATAGCATGTTTTATAACAGAATTTATAATGACATTTTTTTTTGTATTTATATTTTTGAGAGTTACATTAAAAACTAAGAATTCGAATTTATCCGGATTAATAATAGGATTATCGCTAACCTTAATACATTTAGTTAGCATTCCAATAACGAATACATCAGTAAATCCTGCTAGAAGTACATCGCAAGCAATTTTTACAGATTTAATTTGGCCACTTGAGCAATTATGGCTTTTTTGGTTAGCACCTTTATCTGGAGGAATAATTGCAGGATTAGTCTATAGAAAATTTAATACAGTTTGA